The Streptomyces phaeolivaceus genome has a window encoding:
- a CDS encoding HAD family phosphatase: MAFRHVRLIAVNIDGVLLNDTFSPVFHRFVVGRGGVYTAELERTVLSQSQLRAAAALGGPGAVPEEVVEAYFREREEYLREHPVRVLPGVGGLLERLRATGASLVCYGGLERTHFDRYLAPFAAYFDGPGYVCTNGFRPGVREIAEDIFGLPCDETLFIDDVARVAEVAQTLGASFIGHPTSYVHSFQRQLMREAGVRHVVGSLDGIDEWLLRTVEAEAEAGRPRLADAGRADRSVSAMV, from the coding sequence GTGGCCTTTCGGCATGTGCGTCTGATCGCGGTGAACATCGACGGGGTTCTGCTGAACGACACCTTCAGTCCGGTCTTCCACCGGTTCGTGGTCGGCCGTGGCGGCGTCTACACCGCTGAACTGGAACGGACCGTGCTGTCGCAGTCGCAACTCCGGGCCGCCGCGGCCCTGGGCGGGCCCGGGGCGGTGCCCGAGGAGGTCGTGGAGGCGTACTTCCGGGAGCGGGAGGAGTACCTCCGGGAGCATCCCGTGCGGGTCCTCCCGGGGGTCGGCGGGCTGCTTGAGCGGCTGCGCGCCACCGGGGCGTCCCTGGTCTGTTACGGCGGCCTGGAGCGGACCCACTTCGACCGGTATCTGGCCCCGTTCGCCGCGTACTTCGACGGCCCCGGGTACGTGTGCACCAACGGATTCCGTCCGGGGGTACGGGAGATCGCCGAGGACATCTTCGGACTGCCCTGCGACGAGACGCTGTTCATCGACGACGTGGCGCGTGTGGCCGAGGTCGCCCAGACGCTGGGAGCGTCCTTCATCGGACATCCGACCAGCTACGTCCACAGCTTCCAGCGGCAGTTGATGCGCGAGGCCGGGGTGCGGCACGTGGTCGGGTCGCTCGACGGGATAGACGAATGGCTGCTGAGGACCGTGGAGGCCGAGGCCGAGGCCGGCCGACCGCGGCTCGCGGACGCCGGGCGCGCCGACCGCAGTGTCTCTGCGATGGTGTGA
- a CDS encoding thioesterase II family protein, with amino-acid sequence MSTATPVHGRPTPGGRAATDPWIRRFQAAPDAPVRLVCLPHAGGSAALYVPFARALSPLADVLAIQYPGRQDRRVEPGITRLDHLADLVADALAPWADRPLVVFGHSMGALLGYEVTARLESAGTPPRALIASGRRAPSRHRAESVHLRTDEGVVAELRRLGGVDPTFLDDPELRAMILPSVRTDYEAIETYRHPPRPPLSTPLTVLTGDMDPQVTPDEARAWARHTTGTFTLRTFTGGHFYLNEHMPEVREVLRGILM; translated from the coding sequence ATGAGCACGGCCACACCGGTGCACGGCCGCCCGACACCGGGCGGCCGTGCGGCCACCGATCCGTGGATACGGCGCTTCCAGGCGGCCCCCGACGCCCCCGTACGGCTGGTCTGCCTGCCGCACGCGGGCGGTTCGGCCGCGCTCTACGTCCCCTTCGCCCGCGCCCTGTCCCCCCTGGCGGACGTGCTGGCGATCCAGTACCCCGGCCGCCAGGACCGCCGCGTCGAGCCGGGCATCACCCGCCTCGACCACCTGGCCGACCTGGTGGCCGACGCGCTGGCCCCCTGGGCGGACCGCCCCCTGGTCGTCTTCGGGCACAGCATGGGCGCCCTCCTCGGCTACGAAGTGACGGCCCGCCTCGAATCGGCGGGCACCCCGCCCCGGGCCCTGATCGCCTCGGGCCGCCGGGCCCCCTCCCGCCACCGCGCGGAGTCGGTCCACCTGCGCACCGACGAGGGGGTCGTGGCCGAACTCAGACGACTGGGCGGCGTGGACCCCACCTTCCTCGACGACCCCGAACTCCGCGCGATGATCCTCCCGTCGGTCCGCACCGACTACGAAGCGATAGAGACCTACCGTCACCCACCCCGCCCACCCCTGAGCACCCCCCTCACGGTCCTCACCGGCGACATGGATCCCCAGGTCACCCCGGACGAGGCGAGGGCCTGGGCCCGCCACACCACGGGCACCTTCACCCTGCGCACCTTCACCGGCGGCCACTTCTACCTCAACGAGCACATGCCCGAGGTGCGGGAGGTGCTACGAGGCATCCTGATGTGA
- a CDS encoding type II 3-dehydroquinate dehydratase — MSELLLLNGPNLGILGRREPEIYGTETLNDIAEAVAEEIADRGWKVKNIQHDSEAELIRAIQDGYDTVGAIVNPGALMIAGWSLRDALASYPRPWIEVHISNIWARESFRHASVIAPIADGLIAGLGSTGYRLAARALLDLIPAEVR; from the coding sequence ATGAGCGAGCTGCTACTCCTGAACGGGCCGAACCTCGGCATTCTCGGGCGTCGTGAGCCCGAGATCTACGGCACGGAAACCTTGAACGACATAGCAGAAGCGGTGGCGGAAGAGATCGCCGACCGCGGCTGGAAGGTGAAGAATATTCAGCACGACTCGGAGGCGGAACTTATCCGCGCCATTCAGGACGGCTATGACACGGTGGGAGCCATCGTCAATCCCGGGGCGCTTATGATTGCGGGCTGGAGCCTGCGGGACGCACTGGCCAGTTACCCGCGCCCCTGGATAGAGGTGCACATTTCCAATATCTGGGCGCGGGAGTCCTTCCGGCACGCCTCGGTGATCGCCCCGATCGCCGACGGCCTGATCGCAGGCCTCGGCTCCACGGGCTACAGGCTCGCGGCCCGGGCCCTGCTCGACCTGATCCCGGCCGAGGTCCGATGA
- a CDS encoding Gfo/Idh/MocA family protein has translation MTARLRVAVVGLGWAGREIWLSRLVAHPAYEVVAVADPSPAAREAAAAAWPDIRVLADVADVTTDLADLAVVAVPNHLHTPVATGLLRRGVPVFLEKPVCLSSAEAVQLAAAEREAGAVLLAGSAARYRADVAALGAAVACKAGEIRHIDVSWVRAKGVPDAGGWFTRGDLSGGGALVDLGWHLLDTVTPLLGAVDYDQVLGSVSGDFLDTAAHRTSWRHGEGPALAGGGDVEDTARGFLVTSTGVSVALRASWASHEVLDTTMIRVEGSAAAISLRCTFGFSPNRAGGSELLLASAGETVPVPFEEEPVGAEYDRQLGALPRLLTDPGYQGRAVAEARRTIGVIERLYASARRYRPVPAVPAAV, from the coding sequence GTGACCGCGCGCCTGCGCGTGGCCGTCGTGGGGCTCGGCTGGGCGGGGCGGGAGATCTGGCTGTCGCGGCTGGTCGCGCACCCGGCGTACGAGGTGGTGGCGGTGGCCGACCCGTCACCGGCGGCCCGCGAGGCCGCCGCGGCGGCCTGGCCGGACATCCGCGTGCTGGCCGACGTCGCGGACGTGACCACCGATCTGGCGGACCTCGCCGTGGTCGCTGTACCGAATCATCTGCACACTCCGGTGGCCACCGGTCTGCTGCGGCGAGGAGTGCCGGTCTTCCTGGAGAAGCCCGTCTGTCTCTCCTCCGCCGAGGCGGTCCAGTTGGCCGCGGCCGAGCGCGAGGCCGGCGCTGTGCTGCTCGCGGGAAGCGCCGCCCGCTACCGCGCGGACGTCGCCGCACTGGGCGCCGCTGTGGCGTGCAAGGCCGGCGAGATCCGGCACATCGACGTGTCCTGGGTGCGGGCCAAGGGGGTGCCGGACGCGGGCGGCTGGTTCACCCGCGGCGACCTGTCCGGCGGCGGTGCCCTGGTCGACCTCGGCTGGCATCTGCTGGACACGGTCACCCCGCTGCTCGGCGCCGTCGACTACGACCAGGTCCTCGGCTCGGTCTCGGGTGACTTCCTCGACACCGCCGCGCACCGGACCTCCTGGCGGCACGGGGAGGGTCCGGCCCTGGCCGGCGGCGGGGACGTCGAGGACACCGCGCGAGGTTTCCTGGTCACCTCCACCGGAGTGTCGGTGGCCCTGCGGGCCAGCTGGGCCTCGCACGAGGTGCTGGACACCACCATGATCCGCGTCGAGGGCAGCGCGGCGGCGATCTCGCTGCGGTGCACGTTCGGGTTCAGCCCCAACCGTGCGGGCGGCTCCGAACTGCTGCTGGCGAGCGCCGGTGAGACCGTGCCGGTCCCGTTCGAGGAGGAGCCGGTCGGCGCGGAGTACGACCGTCAGCTCGGCGCCCTGCCCCGGCTGCTCACCGACCCCGGCTACCAGGGCCGGGCCGTCGCCGAGGCCCGCCGGACCATCGGCGTCATCGAACGGCTCTACGCCTCGGCGCGCCGGTACCGGCCCGTGCCGGCGGTGCCCGCCGCCGTGTGA
- a CDS encoding ScbA/BarX family gamma-butyrolactone biosynthesis protein: MSASTFRVEHPITGARPAEKGNATTGRVVLPRFPSLTSTVPKELVHRASVAEVMLTDWERKDDTHFTVAAQWPRRHGFFDTIDGCHDPLLIAETVRQTGILLAHAEFDVPLDHHFLMWDLEVDVRPEHLLVEATPASLDIAIACTDIKRRGSNLSGLHFTAVIHRDGQVAATGSATFTCTSPAVYRRLRAARIKDGGPTPLALTSPTAPQTVGRLSPTDVVLSPVPEPGCWQLRVDTRHPVLFDHPVDHVPGMALLEAVRQATSAFLGRACLPVGITTEFIRYAELDAPCLIEVCSLPRHTDGGERVLVTGRQNGGIVFTSAVTVAPASA; encoded by the coding sequence ATGTCTGCGAGCACCTTCCGCGTCGAACATCCCATCACCGGCGCTCGTCCCGCCGAGAAGGGCAACGCAACGACGGGACGTGTCGTCCTGCCCCGTTTTCCGTCCCTGACCAGCACCGTTCCCAAGGAACTGGTGCACCGTGCCAGCGTCGCCGAGGTGATGCTCACCGACTGGGAACGCAAGGACGACACTCATTTCACCGTGGCCGCACAGTGGCCCCGTCGGCACGGCTTCTTCGACACCATCGACGGCTGCCACGACCCGCTTCTCATAGCGGAAACGGTCCGTCAGACCGGGATCCTGCTGGCGCACGCGGAGTTCGACGTCCCGCTCGACCACCACTTCCTGATGTGGGACCTCGAAGTCGACGTCAGACCCGAGCACCTGCTCGTCGAGGCCACGCCGGCCTCTCTCGACATCGCGATCGCCTGCACGGACATCAAGCGCCGGGGCTCGAATCTCTCGGGGCTTCACTTCACGGCCGTGATCCACCGTGACGGGCAGGTGGCGGCGACCGGGTCCGCCACCTTCACCTGCACGTCTCCGGCCGTCTACCGGCGCCTTCGTGCCGCCAGGATCAAGGACGGTGGCCCCACTCCTCTCGCGCTGACGAGCCCGACGGCACCGCAGACCGTCGGCCGGCTGTCGCCCACGGATGTCGTCCTGTCCCCGGTGCCGGAGCCGGGCTGCTGGCAGTTGAGAGTGGACACCCGGCATCCGGTGCTCTTCGACCATCCCGTCGACCACGTGCCGGGCATGGCGCTGCTGGAAGCCGTCCGCCAGGCCACGTCGGCGTTCCTGGGACGCGCCTGCCTGCCGGTCGGCATCACCACCGAGTTCATCCGCTATGCGGAGCTCGACGCCCCCTGCCTGATCGAGGTGTGCTCCCTTCCGCGGCACACGGACGGCGGGGAACGCGTGCTCGTGACCGGCCGTCAGAACGGCGGAATCGTCTTCACCTCCGCCGTGACCGTGGCACCGGCCTCGGCCTGA
- a CDS encoding phage tail tube protein yields MAGSNANEIRVAGTGRILVAPVGTTAPTDVTSAWGSGWKDLGYTSQDGIKLAKKDKLDPVETWQSVSPARFIYSDRDLTVKFQLLQLNEDTLPFFMGGDAVAETTTGSGVYKYELAADPKFNEKALGIEFSDGTDITYRFVVSRGQVTETEELSLTRTASIKLGVTFTALAVDNTKPLATFLMKDPAYGTAS; encoded by the coding sequence ATGGCAGGCAGCAACGCCAACGAGATCCGTGTCGCCGGTACCGGGCGGATTCTGGTCGCGCCGGTCGGGACGACCGCGCCGACCGATGTCACCTCCGCGTGGGGGTCCGGCTGGAAGGACCTCGGCTACACCTCGCAGGACGGCATCAAGCTGGCGAAGAAGGACAAGCTCGACCCGGTCGAGACCTGGCAGTCCGTGTCCCCGGCCCGGTTCATCTACTCGGACCGCGACCTGACGGTGAAGTTCCAGCTGCTCCAGCTGAACGAGGACACCCTGCCGTTCTTCATGGGCGGTGACGCGGTCGCGGAGACCACCACCGGTTCCGGCGTCTACAAGTACGAGCTGGCCGCCGACCCGAAGTTCAACGAGAAGGCGCTGGGCATCGAGTTCAGTGACGGTACGGACATCACGTACCGCTTCGTCGTCTCGCGCGGCCAGGTCACCGAGACCGAGGAGCTGTCCCTGACCCGTACGGCCTCCATCAAGCTCGGTGTCACCTTCACCGCGCTGGCCGTCGACAACACCAAGCCGCTGGCCACCTTCCTGATGAAGGACCCGGCGTACGGCACGGCCTCCTGA
- a CDS encoding helix-turn-helix domain-containing protein has translation MKSDAEHIDEFAAWIEGVMRARGYDIDSPRGGGKTKLAEDAGVHRAAITRLLQRQSMPDLETMRGLSRALGIPVRDVLIRSGKLTEQDLPQAPAPPETGTVPGGHTLSADQAATALGIPDHLRAAFVQITEQLRLGAPAGPAIPEAGADGQAGT, from the coding sequence ATGAAGAGCGATGCCGAGCACATCGACGAGTTCGCAGCCTGGATCGAAGGCGTGATGCGGGCGCGTGGGTACGACATCGACAGCCCGCGCGGCGGCGGCAAGACCAAGCTCGCCGAGGACGCGGGGGTGCACCGGGCGGCCATCACCCGGCTGCTGCAGCGCCAGAGCATGCCCGACCTGGAGACGATGCGGGGTCTGTCCCGTGCGCTCGGCATTCCCGTGCGGGATGTCCTGATCCGATCGGGCAAGCTGACCGAGCAGGACCTGCCGCAGGCCCCGGCGCCACCCGAGACCGGCACGGTTCCCGGCGGCCACACGCTCTCCGCCGACCAGGCGGCGACCGCCCTCGGCATCCCGGACCACCTCCGGGCGGCCTTCGTGCAGATCACCGAACAGCTCAGACTCGGCGCGCCCGCGGGCCCGGCGATCCCGGAGGCGGGCGCGGACGGCCAGGCGGGCACCTGA
- a CDS encoding SDR family oxidoreductase — translation MAALKGRTALVTGAGRGIGRATACRLAADGALVAVHYGSDEASARRTVDRITDAGGRAFPVHAPFGVPHDVRTLYERFDAGLEELGEPTALDILVNNAGFNIRGGVADVAPEDFDRLMAVHAKAPLFLVQQGLPRLREAGRIINISSAATRVSFPSSLAYSMAKSALDALTRTLAKELGARRITVNSVAPGFVKTDLNKQRWSTPENEASHASLSVFGRMGQPADVADIVAFLASDDARWITGQCIDASGGTGL, via the coding sequence ATGGCTGCGCTGAAGGGCAGAACGGCTCTGGTCACGGGTGCGGGGCGAGGCATCGGCCGGGCCACCGCCTGCCGTCTGGCCGCGGACGGCGCGCTCGTGGCCGTGCACTACGGAAGCGACGAGGCCTCGGCGCGAAGAACCGTCGACCGGATCACCGACGCGGGTGGGCGCGCCTTCCCCGTGCACGCCCCGTTCGGAGTGCCCCATGACGTCCGCACGCTCTACGAGCGCTTCGACGCCGGTCTCGAGGAACTGGGCGAGCCGACAGCCCTGGACATCCTGGTCAACAACGCGGGCTTCAACATCCGGGGCGGCGTGGCCGACGTGGCCCCGGAGGACTTCGACCGCCTCATGGCCGTACACGCCAAGGCACCCCTGTTCCTGGTGCAGCAGGGTCTGCCACGGCTGAGGGAGGCGGGCCGCATCATCAACATCAGTTCGGCGGCCACCCGTGTGAGCTTCCCTTCCTCCCTCGCGTACTCCATGGCCAAGAGCGCGCTCGACGCCCTCACCCGCACGCTCGCCAAGGAGTTGGGTGCCCGCCGGATCACGGTGAACTCCGTGGCACCGGGCTTCGTCAAGACGGACCTGAACAAGCAGCGCTGGTCCACACCCGAGAACGAGGCCTCCCACGCGTCGCTGTCCGTGTTCGGCCGCATGGGACAGCCGGCGGACGTCGCGGACATCGTCGCCTTCCTCGCCTCGGACGACGCCCGTTGGATCACGGGCCAGTGCATCGACGCGTCCGGCGGCACGGGTCTGTGA
- a CDS encoding ScbR family autoregulator-binding transcription factor yields MAQQERAVRTRRAVLEAAATVFADYGYTAATVADILKTAGVTKGALYFHFDSKEALARGVLEVQADQRLPEQEIKLQEMVDIAMSVAHRLRLDPVLRAGARLSADPTGRKHYGSAWPLWVDALTEIVTRAHERGETLSHVVPREVAELVVSAFNGVQLYAQLETDLEDVEYRVSVLLQHLLPSIASPAVLMRLDVAADRGERLIREAAALVPTSV; encoded by the coding sequence GTGGCCCAGCAAGAGCGAGCGGTCAGGACCCGCCGTGCCGTGCTGGAGGCTGCCGCCACGGTTTTCGCGGATTACGGGTACACGGCGGCGACGGTCGCGGACATCCTCAAGACCGCGGGAGTGACCAAGGGCGCGCTCTACTTCCACTTCGACTCCAAGGAAGCGCTGGCCCGAGGGGTTCTGGAGGTCCAGGCCGACCAGCGACTGCCCGAACAGGAGATCAAGCTCCAGGAGATGGTGGACATCGCCATGTCGGTGGCCCACCGGCTGCGGCTCGATCCCGTTCTGCGGGCCGGGGCCCGGCTCTCGGCGGATCCCACCGGCCGCAAGCACTACGGGAGCGCCTGGCCGCTGTGGGTCGATGCGCTGACCGAGATCGTGACCCGAGCCCACGAACGCGGCGAGACCCTGTCGCACGTGGTGCCGCGCGAGGTCGCCGAACTGGTGGTCAGCGCGTTCAACGGGGTGCAGCTCTATGCCCAGTTGGAGACCGACCTGGAGGACGTCGAGTACCGCGTCTCGGTACTGCTGCAGCACCTGCTGCCCTCCATCGCCTCGCCCGCGGTGCTGATGCGTCTGGACGTCGCCGCAGACCGCGGGGAACGCCTCATCCGTGAGGCGGCGGCCCTCGTGCCCACCTCGGTCTGA
- a CDS encoding HAD-IA family hydrolase codes for MHSGIAFAPETTGAVGTADGPFSHPKSVVVFDLDGVIVDSFPVMREAFTIAYAEVIGDGKAPFEEYERHLGRYFPDIMKLMGLPLEMEEPFVRESYRLAGRVPLFAGVTPVLEELRERGFRTAIATGKAGVRARHLLETLGVLHHFDHVLGSDEVARAKPAPDIVLRALELLGARPEEAMMVGDAVTDISAARAAGVATVAALWGECDAAELLAAAPDVALHRPDELLALCPTVAEVA; via the coding sequence ATGCACTCTGGTATCGCCTTCGCCCCCGAAACGACCGGCGCCGTCGGCACGGCCGACGGTCCGTTCAGCCACCCCAAGAGCGTGGTCGTCTTCGATCTCGACGGTGTGATCGTGGACAGTTTTCCGGTCATGCGGGAGGCGTTCACGATCGCCTATGCCGAGGTCATCGGCGACGGAAAGGCTCCCTTCGAGGAGTACGAGCGCCATCTCGGCCGATATTTTCCCGACATCATGAAACTCATGGGGCTGCCGCTGGAGATGGAGGAGCCCTTTGTCCGGGAGAGCTACCGGCTCGCCGGCCGGGTTCCGCTGTTCGCCGGCGTCACCCCGGTGCTGGAGGAGCTGCGCGAGCGTGGCTTCCGTACCGCCATCGCCACCGGCAAGGCCGGTGTCCGGGCCCGGCACCTGCTGGAAACCCTCGGTGTCCTGCACCACTTCGACCATGTGCTCGGCTCCGACGAGGTGGCCCGGGCCAAGCCCGCGCCCGACATCGTGCTGCGTGCGCTGGAACTGCTCGGTGCCCGTCCCGAGGAGGCCATGATGGTCGGCGACGCCGTCACCGACATCTCGGCGGCCCGCGCGGCCGGTGTCGCCACGGTGGCCGCGCTGTGGGGCGAGTGCGACGCGGCCGAACTCCTCGCCGCCGCCCCGGACGTGGCCCTGCACCGGCCGGACGAGCTGCTGGCCCTGTGCCCGACGGTGGCCGAAGTCGCCTGA
- a CDS encoding DegT/DnrJ/EryC1/StrS family aminotransferase, with the protein MTQNSRPKPEFPAWPQFGDEERTGLIRALDQGQWWRMGGSEVDTFEEEFGAYHGTPHALAVTNGTHALELALQVLGVGPGTEVIVPAFTFISSSQAAQRLGAVAVPVDIDPDTYNIDPVAAANAITPRTAAIMPVHMAGQMCDMDALGKLSADSGVPLIQDAAHAHGAEWAGRKVGELGAVAAFSFQNGKLMTAGEGGLVTFVDAEQREQAFLRHSCGRPSTDRYYYHKTSGSNFRLNEFSASVLRAQLARLNRQIDTRERNWPVLSGLLAQIDGVQPQTVDERATRNPHYMAMFRIPGMTAERRNQLVDALIEHGLPAFAAFRAIYRSDGFWEAGAPEESVEAIAARCPNTEAVYADAIWLHHRTLLAGEREMHQIADIVSDTLATL; encoded by the coding sequence ATGACTCAGAATTCTCGGCCGAAGCCTGAATTCCCGGCGTGGCCGCAGTTCGGGGACGAGGAGCGCACCGGTCTCATTCGCGCTCTCGACCAGGGCCAGTGGTGGCGGATGGGCGGCAGCGAGGTCGACACCTTCGAGGAGGAGTTCGGCGCCTACCACGGCACCCCGCACGCCCTGGCGGTCACCAACGGCACGCATGCCCTCGAACTCGCCTTGCAGGTCCTGGGCGTGGGCCCCGGCACCGAGGTGATCGTGCCGGCGTTCACCTTCATCTCCTCGTCGCAGGCGGCCCAGCGGCTCGGTGCTGTCGCCGTGCCGGTGGACATCGACCCGGACACCTACAACATCGACCCGGTGGCCGCCGCGAACGCGATCACCCCGCGCACCGCGGCGATCATGCCGGTCCACATGGCCGGCCAGATGTGCGACATGGACGCCCTGGGCAAACTGTCCGCGGACAGCGGGGTGCCGCTGATCCAGGACGCCGCGCACGCGCACGGCGCGGAGTGGGCGGGCCGGAAGGTCGGCGAGCTGGGCGCGGTCGCCGCGTTCAGCTTCCAGAACGGCAAGCTGATGACGGCCGGCGAGGGCGGTCTCGTCACCTTCGTGGACGCCGAGCAGCGCGAGCAGGCGTTCCTGCGGCACAGCTGTGGCCGTCCGAGCACCGACCGGTACTACTACCACAAGACCTCGGGCTCCAACTTCCGGTTGAACGAGTTCTCCGCGAGCGTGCTGCGCGCCCAACTGGCCCGGCTCAACAGGCAGATCGACACCCGGGAGCGTAACTGGCCGGTGCTGTCGGGTCTGTTGGCCCAGATCGACGGCGTACAGCCGCAGACCGTCGACGAGCGGGCCACCCGCAACCCGCACTACATGGCGATGTTCCGCATTCCCGGTATGACCGCCGAGCGCCGTAACCAGCTGGTCGACGCGCTGATCGAGCACGGGCTGCCGGCCTTCGCCGCGTTCCGCGCGATCTACCGCTCGGACGGCTTCTGGGAGGCCGGCGCACCCGAGGAGAGTGTCGAGGCGATCGCCGCCCGCTGCCCGAACACCGAGGCGGTGTACGCCGACGCCATCTGGCTGCACCACCGCACGCTGCTCGCCGGGGAGCGGGAGATGCACCAGATCGCCGACATCGTCTCCGACACTCTGGCGACGCTGTGA
- a CDS encoding arylamine N-acetyltransferase family protein encodes MFDTDSYLKKLGYSGPTEPTPELLRTLHKLHLMKVPFDNSLNAGRGLDIWEYVDIDVDETFDAVITGGRGGVCHELSGLFRNLLTRLGFDVAVMAAGVRMANGEFGPEMEHMLHVVRFGEERWLVDVGFAGPSFLEPLRLAAGKEQEQYGCTYRLDAEDGHWTLNRRPLDGAWEVVYRLPDVVRELSDWRGDPTLREYARELSSAVTLIRGRAFETGQLTLIGKRLITVAQGRQQIRVLVKPADYENAVESILVTEI; translated from the coding sequence GTGTTCGACACAGATTCCTATCTGAAGAAGCTGGGGTACTCCGGTCCTACGGAGCCGACCCCGGAGCTGCTGCGGACGCTCCACAAGCTGCACCTGATGAAGGTGCCGTTCGACAACTCGCTCAACGCCGGGCGGGGGCTGGACATCTGGGAGTACGTCGACATCGACGTCGACGAGACCTTCGACGCGGTGATCACCGGGGGCCGTGGCGGCGTCTGCCACGAACTCAGCGGTCTCTTCCGCAACCTGCTCACCCGGCTGGGCTTCGACGTGGCCGTCATGGCCGCCGGGGTCCGGATGGCGAACGGCGAGTTCGGGCCCGAGATGGAGCACATGCTCCACGTCGTCCGGTTCGGCGAGGAGCGGTGGCTCGTCGACGTCGGCTTCGCCGGCCCCTCCTTCCTGGAGCCGCTGCGCCTGGCCGCGGGGAAGGAGCAGGAGCAGTACGGCTGCACGTACAGGCTGGACGCCGAGGACGGGCACTGGACCCTCAACCGGCGTCCGCTGGACGGCGCGTGGGAAGTCGTCTACCGCCTCCCCGACGTCGTACGCGAGCTGTCGGACTGGCGCGGCGACCCGACCCTGCGGGAGTACGCGCGCGAGCTCAGCTCCGCAGTGACGTTGATCCGCGGCCGCGCCTTCGAGACCGGACAGCTGACCCTGATCGGCAAGCGCCTGATCACGGTGGCACAGGGCCGCCAGCAGATCCGTGTCCTGGTGAAGCCGGCGGACTACGAGAACGCCGTGGAGTCCATCCTGGTCACAGAGATCTGA